The genomic interval TGTAGTAGTTCTTTCAATGACACGTGAGTTGGGGCCCGTTTTGGGCGGACTTATGGTTGCGGGGCGTGTCGGTGCTGCCATGGCTGCGGAAATTGGCACAATGCGTGTAACCGAACAGCTGGATGCACTGATTACGCTGGCAACCAATCCTTTCAAGTATCTTATAAGCCCTCGTATCCTAGCGGCTGTTATAGTTCTTCCGGTATTGGTTGGTATTGCCGATGTTATCGGAATCATGGGGGGGTATTTAGTGGGTATTTATAAGCTTGGGTTTAATCCTGTGACCTATTTGCACGACACGGTTGAGTTTCTGGAGTTTGAAGATGTTTTTTCAGGACTCGTGAAGGCGTCAGTGTTTGGGTTTTTTATTGCCCTTATGGGGTGCTACAATGGTTTTTATTCAAAGAAGGGAGCCCAGGGGGTGGGTGAGGCAACAACACATGCTGTTGTTGCTGCGTCGATTTTGATTCTTTTGTCTAACTACTTTTTAACAGCACTGATGTTTCACCAATGACAGATAACAAACACATCGTCCTGAAGGGCGTGCACAAAGCGTTCGGCTCAAATATTGTTTTGAACGGGGTCAATCTCACCGTAAACAGGGGGGAGTCACTGGTTGTTCTTGGTGGTTCAGGGACAGGTAAGTCTGTGATGCTAAAATGTATTCTCGGGTTATTGGGTGCTGACAGTGGCTCTATTTGTGTGAGTGGGCATGAAATGGTTGGTGCGTCGACGAGCCTTCAAGAGCGTGTTATTTCTTGCATGAGTATGCTCTTTCAGGGATCAGCCCTCTTTGATAGTTTGACAATTGCAGATAATATCAGTTTCCGCCTTCGTCAACAAAAAGATCTTACTGAACGACAAATTCATGAAAAAGTTATGGAAAAACTGGCGGCGGTGGGGTTGGCAGCGCGTGTTGCTTCTCTTTATCCTGCTGAACTTTCTGGTGGAATGCTGCGCCGTGCAGCGCTGGCTCGAGCCATTATAACGAATCCTGAAATTGTGTTTTTTGATGAACCCACAACGGGCTTAGATCCTATTATGAGTGCAGTCATTAATGATCTTATTTCTACGTCTGTAAAAGAGCTGGGTGCAACGGCTGTAACTATCACACATGATCTTGCAAGCGCCCGTAAGATTGCGGATCGTGTGGCATTAATCCATCAAGGGAAGATCTTGTGGCATGATGATGTGAAAAATTTGGACACATCAAAAAATCCAGCTGTTGAACAATTTGTGAATGGTCGCCTTGAGGGTCCATTGACACCGAAATCCTAATATCTCAGTATCACTCTTATAGCAGCAGTCATTCAGGAATCAGCGTGTATTATGGTTAAGCCCAAACGACAATTTGTATGTAATACGTGTGGTTCAGTTACTCTCCAGTGGACAGGCCAGTGTCCTTCTTGTCATGTGTGGAATACTATCACTGAGGAGATAGTGAGTCCGTCACGGGCCAAAGTGCGTGCCGATACCGGAGCAATGGCATTTCAATCGTTGGTTACTGATGAGGATTCCCCTACCTCTGCGCGTCATTTGACTACTGTCCAAGAATTTGATCGTGTGTGTGGCGGGGGGATTGTGCCTGGGTCTGTACTTTTGCTCGGGGGTGATCCCGGTATTGGAAAATCGACACTTTTGCTTCAGGTTTCTACCAAGCTTATTCAAGCAGGAAAATCAATAGCCTATGTTTCCGGAGAGGAGGCTCACGATCAGATTCGGTTGCGCGCCCACCGTATGGGTGTTGAGGATATCGACATGCCTTTGGCCAACTCAACCCGGATGGTAGAGATTCTGAGTTATCTCGAAAAAAGTCCTACGCTTGACGTTGTTGTAATTGACTCTATTCAAACGATGCACCATGAGGACTTGGACTCAGCCGCAGGGAGTGTGAGTCAGGTGCGTCATTGTGCACAGGAGCTTATTCGTATAGCAAAAACAAAAAATATAGCCATCATTTTAGTGGGTCATGTTACGAAAGAGGGAACCCTTGCGGGGCCGCGTGTTTTGGAGCACATGGTAGATACAGTGCTGCACTTTGAAGGTGATCGCACGCATCAGTTTCGCATCTTACGCGGGGTCAAAAACCGTTTTGGACCAACGGATGAGATCGGTGTTTTTTCGATGGAAGCTGAGGGGTTGGCAGAAGTCACCAATCCTTCTGCTCTTTTCTTACAGGAGCGCGCACACGATGCCCCTGGGTCTTGTGTTTTTTCGGGCATTGAGGGGACGCGTCCGCTCCTCGTGGAAGTACAGGCGCTTGTTCAGCCAACGACAATGGCCGTGCCGCGGCGTTCGGCAGTGGGGTATGATGTTAACCGCCTTAATATGATCTTGGCTGTTCTGGAAACCCATGCAGGATACCGCTTTAGTGATAAAGAGGTTTATCTCAACATTGTTGGGGGTTTGCGTATCACAGAGCCTGCAGCGGATATTGCCATTGCTTGCGCGTTGATCTCTGCGATGGTTAGGGTTCCTTTGCCTTCGTCTGTTGTGATGTTTGGGGAAATTGGTTTAACGGGTGAAATTCGTCGGGTCTCCCAAGCAGAAAAACGCCTCAAGGAAGCCCAAAAACTGGGTTTCATCAAGGCGATTGTTCCTCACAAAACAACCATGAATCTTAAAGGGATTTCCCTCCATGGACTCTCTAATGTAGGCGCATTACGTCAGGTTCTTGCACCCTCAGATTAGCTTTGTGTTGAATGTGTCCAAACCGTGTGCTAGGAAAAATCATCACCGCAACTGGTTGTGTAATAAGGACCTCATATGACGATCTTTGTATATATTAATCAGTGCATAAATCGCCACCTCTTTCTCGGGTGTGTTGTTCTCTATGGATTTAATGTGGCTGTGTTGTGGCCTGGTGTGCTTCAGCCGGACTCATTGACAGCATTATCTCTTGCTCAGGCAGGCACATTCACCGGACATGTGCCAGTTGCCTACATCAAACTATGGTCACTCTTATGGCCTCAGATAATGGCACAAATACCTATGTTCCTTATCCAAGTTGGATTGCTGTGGGTTGGTATCTATTATTTGGTGGGTAGCTTGCGCCAACCAATCACCCGTATTTTTGCCCTATTATTGCCGTTTTATCCGGTATACCTGCATGTAAATGCGATTATTCTTCGGGAACCCCACTATATCTATGCAATTTTTACGGCCATTGCATTAATGATTCACGCCCATGTGCACGATCGGCGCTTGCACAGGGGGCGACTAGCGGCGGTTCTGTTTTTATTTTTCTATGCGGCTGCTATGAAATACCAAGTGCGGTTTATAATTCCTCTTCTTATAGGCGGAGCACTTATGCAGTCAACACTGTTGAAAAGCCGTTTGCTGATAATGGCGACAAGCCTGGTTGTAGGCGTTGCAGCTGGAATGGGTTTTAGCTATCTGGATAGTCAGGGCGTCGCGCGCATCCAACCCACACACTCGTGGCAGTGGGTGAAGATATACGATTTGGCAGCCATTTCGTACTATGCAAATATCCGGGCTGTACCAGAATTTCTGAACAGCAGGCCAGGTGTTGTTCTTCAAGATATTAAGGATGCCTATACGGATCAGTGGGAAACTCTTGTGACTTTCCCTCAGGCACCTTTGCGGGGTACGCGTTCGGAAGCTGAACGTGTGGAACTGCAGGATCGTTGGTGCAAAGCCCTCATTGCGCATCCTTTTGCCTACATGCAGCATCGCCTATATGGTGTATATCGTATGTTCGTTGGATCAAATGTGGCCGCTGATGACCCTCGTCCGTGGATAGAAAAACCCTTCAATGATCAAGTAAAAGCCCTTGCGCCTCGTGTTTTTTCCTATATCACTCAAGCGCCCTTTTTGTTGCTATATTTTTTCTGGGGAGTGCGTTTGCGGCGCGCGGAAAAACTTGCATCTTCTCTCGTGTTTATAAGTATGATTGTGATGGGGTATATAGTTACAATTATGTTTAATACCTTGGCGTTTGTGCCCCGTTATGTGTACATATGTAATGTGCTAACATTCATGTGCCACCCGGTTGCCCTTGAAATATATCTGCAAAGAACGCGGGGAAAACTCTTGACTGAGGATGGTAAATACCTTACAGCTGATCTATAATTTATTATAGGTATTTATATGTCACGTGTATGTATTGTAACGGGCAAAAAAACTGAGACGGGGAACAACGTCAGCCACGCAAACAACAAGACCAAACGGCGATTCTTGCCGAACTTGCAAAAAGCAACGTTCTTGAGTGAGATCCTTGGGCGCACGTTTAGTTTTCGTTTATCGACACGCGGAATCCGTACGATTGAGCACAAGGGAGGCCTTGACCAGTTTCTCGTGAATTCCCGCGCGGCTAAGCTTGACACGTCGCTGTTAAAAATTCGGCGCCAGGTGCAAAAGGCCGCTGAAGTAAAAAAATAAAATGCTGCATTATGTTCGTGCGCATAGAGAAACCTCAGCTATTAAAGCTGAGGTTTTTCTATGGTTATTAAAATGGTAAAAACAGATCGTAAACTATATGCCCAGACCCAAGCAGTGCTTATAACTAGCAAGTGTTACGTGTGCTATCTCTTTGGCTCTATGGGCATTTTTTCGTAAGATATCATCCAGATAATCCCTGTTCTCCATGAGGAGGGCTATTTTTTCACGAATGGGCCCAATAGTTGCGCAACAAGAGTCAATAAGCTCTTTTTTAATCACAGAAAACTCTTTACCCGCCCATAGGGCGCACACATGTGCCAGTGATTGATTGGTAAGAGCACTGTATATTTGACCAAGGTTAAAAGCTTCTGGTCTTTCTTGTGCCTCTACTATTGTTCCTGGAAAAGGAAAGGCATCACTCTTTGCCTTGCGAATTTTGACTGCAATAGCCTCATCTGTGTCATTCAAAAGGATACGAGAGAGCTCAGAAGGATCTGATTTGCTCATTTTCTTTGTGCCATCCCGCAAACTCATGATACGAGCTCCCTGCGCAACAATCAGAGGCTCAGGGACTGTAAAAACAGGCGCGTCATAGTGATGGTTGATCGATTGTGCGATATCACGGGTAAGCTCAAGGTGTTGTTTTTGATCGTCTCCTACAGGTACGGCATCTGCACGGTATAGCAAAATATCGGCAGCCATGAGAACGGGGTAAGCGTATAAACCAAGATTGGCGACTTCTTTATTTTTCCCGGCCTTATCCTTGAATTGTGTCATACGGTTCAACCATCCTAAGGGTGTGTGACAACCCAGAAGCCAGTATAGTTCGGTGTGTTCGGCAACATGGCTTTGTTGAAAAAGAACATGTTTATGAGGATCAATCCCACAAGCAATATAGGTTGCGAGTAAAAAACGGGCATTAAATTGCAGGGTAGTGGGGTCTGTGTCCACCGTAAGTGCATGAAGATCCGCAATAAAGAAAAAACACTCATGAATATTGTGCGTTGGTGATAGCCAGTTGCGAATAGCACCAAGGTAGTTACCCAGATGGATGCGTCCAGTGGCTTGTATGCCTGAGATGATACGTTTGTGATGTGGCATTTATTCTGCGCCCTTACGCGTAAACTGTTTATAAAAAAGGAGGACATCGTATGTGCCACTTTTATGACATAAAAGCGCGTAAAAGCCTATCCCAAGAATCAAAAAAGCAGAGAGTGCGATAATTTGGTGGATAATCCATGTGTCCTGCCATCCAGTTATAATGCTTTTCAAAAGGACTAAAAAGCCTGCAAATCCAAAGGAAATTACTAAGATGCGTGCTATAAACAGACGCAACGCTTTGGAAATAAGGAACTGCTTCCGGGAACAAAGAATCATGAAAAGCATCAGTGTATTTGCCCAGGATGCAAGCGCTGTTGCTACGGCAATGCCAATATGTTCATACCGCCCAATCAACGCAAGACTTAAAGCAATGTCAAGGATAATTGAAAGAGCCCCGGTGGTTAGAGGTGTGCGTGTGTCTTCATTAGCAAAAAAGCTTGTCGTCAGGAGTTTCACAAGAATATAAGCAGGAAGACCTACTGCCATCATGCGCAATGCCCCCGCTGTGGCAGCAGTGTCAGAAGCGAGAAATTTCCCGTGTTCAAAGAGAACTGTAACAATAACATCAGCAAGACAAAACAAGCCCACAGCAGCAGGAAGTGTTAAAAACAATACTAATTCAAGGGCTTTATTTTGGGTATTAAGCGCATGGGTAATATCAGCGTTTTTAAATTGGCGCACAAGCGTAGGGAGCATGGCAGTGCTGATTGCCGTACCAATGACACTCAAGGGAAGTTGGTTCAAGCGCTCTGCAAACTCAAGATAGGATACACGATCATTGGGAAGGTTGGAGGCAATCATTGCACCCACCAGAATGTTAATTTGAACAACACCGCCACCGGCAAGGGCCGGGATAATTTTTCGAAAGAACTTCTTGACTGTGGGGGTAATGTGGGGTCGACGCGGTGTCAGTGAAATATTCAGTTTGTGAGCTGGGAACCACACCCAAGCCCATTGCACTATCCCACATGCTAGAATGCCAATGGCCATGGGAACGCCTTTGTTTTCCATAAAGGGGTAGAGGCCCAGGAATACCACAATAATAGCAATATTTCCCAACGTTGGTGATGAGGCAACAGCAGAAAATCTCTGATGTGAGTTTAAAATTCCACTGTAAAAAGCACACAAAGAGATAAAAAGAATAAACGGAAAAGTGATGCGGGTGAA from Alphaproteobacteria bacterium carries:
- a CDS encoding ATP-binding cassette domain-containing protein, translating into MTDNKHIVLKGVHKAFGSNIVLNGVNLTVNRGESLVVLGGSGTGKSVMLKCILGLLGADSGSICVSGHEMVGASTSLQERVISCMSMLFQGSALFDSLTIADNISFRLRQQKDLTERQIHEKVMEKLAAVGLAARVASLYPAELSGGMLRRAALARAIITNPEIVFFDEPTTGLDPIMSAVINDLISTSVKELGATAVTITHDLASARKIADRVALIHQGKILWHDDVKNLDTSKNPAVEQFVNGRLEGPLTPKS
- a CDS encoding ABC transporter permease produces the protein MNVLPNIGRTFLNLLWGIGSISIFAMKAIVHIFTPPYYGRQLVRQILEIGYYSLPVVGMTAVFSGMVLALQTDTGVSRLSAGGSKAVATVVVLSMTRELGPVLGGLMVAGRVGAAMAAEIGTMRVTEQLDALITLATNPFKYLISPRILAAVIVLPVLVGIADVIGIMGGYLVGIYKLGFNPVTYLHDTVEFLEFEDVFSGLVKASVFGFFIALMGCYNGFYSKKGAQGVGEATTHAVVAASILILLSNYFLTALMFHQ
- the murJ gene encoding murein biosynthesis integral membrane protein MurJ; its protein translation is MRLYRSFGTVALHTIGSRIFGFFRTMMMASFLGPGPITDALTMATKFPAVLRRIFAEGAFNAVFVPMYTRELSTHGKKSAHALAQDIFNILFTTLIILVMVAEVYMENIVTFLLPGFVSTPERLMHTILFTRITFPFILFISLCAFYSGILNSHQRFSAVASSPTLGNIAIIVVFLGLYPFMENKGVPMAIGILACGIVQWAWVWFPAHKLNISLTPRRPHITPTVKKFFRKIIPALAGGGVVQINILVGAMIASNLPNDRVSYLEFAERLNQLPLSVIGTAISTAMLPTLVRQFKNADITHALNTQNKALELVLFLTLPAAVGLFCLADVIVTVLFEHGKFLASDTAATAGALRMMAVGLPAYILVKLLTTSFFANEDTRTPLTTGALSIILDIALSLALIGRYEHIGIAVATALASWANTLMLFMILCSRKQFLISKALRLFIARILVISFGFAGFLVLLKSIITGWQDTWIIHQIIALSAFLILGIGFYALLCHKSGTYDVLLFYKQFTRKGAE
- the trpS gene encoding tryptophan--tRNA ligase; translated protein: MPHHKRIISGIQATGRIHLGNYLGAIRNWLSPTHNIHECFFFIADLHALTVDTDPTTLQFNARFLLATYIACGIDPHKHVLFQQSHVAEHTELYWLLGCHTPLGWLNRMTQFKDKAGKNKEVANLGLYAYPVLMAADILLYRADAVPVGDDQKQHLELTRDIAQSINHHYDAPVFTVPEPLIVAQGARIMSLRDGTKKMSKSDPSELSRILLNDTDEAIAVKIRKAKSDAFPFPGTIVEAQERPEAFNLGQIYSALTNQSLAHVCALWAGKEFSVIKKELIDSCCATIGPIREKIALLMENRDYLDDILRKNAHRAKEIAHVTLASYKHCLGLGI
- the rpmB gene encoding 50S ribosomal protein L28; translation: MSRVCIVTGKKTETGNNVSHANNKTKRRFLPNLQKATFLSEILGRTFSFRLSTRGIRTIEHKGGLDQFLVNSRAAKLDTSLLKIRRQVQKAAEVKK
- the radA gene encoding DNA repair protein RadA — its product is MVKPKRQFVCNTCGSVTLQWTGQCPSCHVWNTITEEIVSPSRAKVRADTGAMAFQSLVTDEDSPTSARHLTTVQEFDRVCGGGIVPGSVLLLGGDPGIGKSTLLLQVSTKLIQAGKSIAYVSGEEAHDQIRLRAHRMGVEDIDMPLANSTRMVEILSYLEKSPTLDVVVIDSIQTMHHEDLDSAAGSVSQVRHCAQELIRIAKTKNIAIILVGHVTKEGTLAGPRVLEHMVDTVLHFEGDRTHQFRILRGVKNRFGPTDEIGVFSMEAEGLAEVTNPSALFLQERAHDAPGSCVFSGIEGTRPLLVEVQALVQPTTMAVPRRSAVGYDVNRLNMILAVLETHAGYRFSDKEVYLNIVGGLRITEPAADIAIACALISAMVRVPLPSSVVMFGEIGLTGEIRRVSQAEKRLKEAQKLGFIKAIVPHKTTMNLKGISLHGLSNVGALRQVLAPSD